One region of Terriglobales bacterium genomic DNA includes:
- the rpsH gene encoding 30S ribosomal protein S8: MNLTDPVADFLARLRNALRSRQPKVDVPASKLKLEIARILKEEGYIANFKVTDEEGRRVLRVYLKYGANNDSPISKLERVSRPGCRVYVGRNEIPRVLGGLGINILTTPRGVMTGRQARKEGVGGEILCQVW, translated from the coding sequence ATGAATTTGACCGATCCGGTCGCAGATTTTCTGGCCCGCCTGCGCAACGCGTTGCGCAGCCGGCAGCCCAAGGTCGATGTCCCGGCCAGCAAGCTGAAGCTGGAGATTGCCCGCATTCTCAAAGAAGAGGGCTACATCGCCAACTTCAAGGTCACCGACGAAGAGGGCAGGCGCGTGCTTCGCGTGTATCTCAAGTACGGCGCGAACAACGACTCGCCCATCAGCAAGCTGGAGCGCGTGTCGCGCCCCGGTTGCCGCGTGTACGTCGGCCGCAACGAGATTCCCCGCGTGCTGGGTGGACTGGGCATCAACATCCTGACCACGCCGCGCGGCGTCATGACCGGACGCCAGGCGCGCAAAGAAGGCGTGGGCGGCGAGATCCTGTGCCAGGTGTGGTAG